The Streptomyces sp. NBC_01775 genome includes a region encoding these proteins:
- a CDS encoding sigma factor-like helix-turn-helix DNA-binding protein gives MRERQARQERLRAREFEAFVAGAGGRLLHAATLLTAEPPGAAPEAQRLLVGALAHTHADWARLRGEDPYERTRQELARRYAHTGWRYRRPRGGLLGVLPPQERLVLVLRLFEGVAEEQVAAALGLPVERVRALHTRAMATLLSRPLESAAPR, from the coding sequence GTGCGCGAGCGACAGGCACGGCAAGAGCGCCTCCGCGCCCGGGAGTTCGAGGCATTCGTCGCGGGCGCGGGCGGCAGGCTGTTGCATGCCGCCACCTTGCTGACCGCCGAACCGCCCGGAGCCGCGCCCGAAGCGCAGCGGCTCCTTGTCGGTGCCCTCGCGCACACGCACGCCGACTGGGCGCGACTGCGCGGCGAGGACCCCTACGAGCGCACCCGGCAGGAACTCGCCCGGCGCTACGCCCACACCGGATGGCGCTACCGCCGGCCGCGCGGTGGCCTGCTGGGCGTACTGCCGCCCCAGGAGCGCCTGGTGCTGGTGCTGCGGCTGTTCGAAGGGGTCGCGGAGGAGCAGGTGGCCGCGGCGCTCGGCCTGCCCGTCGAGAGGGTGCGCGCGCTGCACACCCGCGCCATGGCGACCCTGCTGAGCCGCCCGCTTGAGAGCGCGGCGCCGAGGTGA
- a CDS encoding MarR family winged helix-turn-helix transcriptional regulator, whose translation MPTHPDMTTDTTDDDRAVPAEGSALSGPEAAPVLDALQHQLAVYARRAEQTRLGGLGQARNSMDRAAYLLLNRLDQEGPMGVKALAAGMGIDSSTVTRQVAPLVESGLVKRTSHPEDGRAVVLQLSPRGHSRLEEVRSSRRQLMELITEGWTAEERGTFCELLTRFNTAMLGLNPASLAQPPQPPAASGQDAPAS comes from the coding sequence ATGCCCACGCACCCGGACATGACGACAGACACCACAGACGACGACCGCGCGGTGCCTGCCGAAGGCAGTGCCCTCTCAGGACCCGAAGCGGCCCCGGTGCTCGACGCGCTCCAGCACCAGCTCGCCGTGTACGCGCGCCGCGCCGAACAGACCCGGCTCGGCGGCCTCGGCCAGGCCCGTAACTCCATGGACCGCGCCGCCTACCTGCTGCTCAACCGGCTGGACCAGGAAGGTCCGATGGGCGTCAAGGCGCTCGCCGCAGGCATGGGCATCGACTCCTCGACGGTGACCAGGCAGGTCGCACCGCTGGTCGAGTCGGGCCTGGTCAAGCGGACCTCCCACCCGGAGGACGGCCGCGCCGTCGTCCTCCAGCTCTCGCCGCGCGGCCACTCCCGGCTGGAGGAGGTCCGCTCCTCCCGGCGCCAGCTGATGGAGCTGATCACCGAGGGCTGGACGGCGGAGGAGCGCGGCACTTTCTGCGAGTTGCTGACCCGGTTCAACACCGCGATGCTCGGCCTGAACCCCGCCAGCCTCGCGCAGCCCCCGCAGCCACCCGCCGCGAGCGGTCAGGACGCTCCCGCCTCTTGA
- the ilvA gene encoding threonine ammonia-lyase — MVTSTTGDTAASLPVSLDDVRLAHKTLSGVARTTALEGSRHLSSLVGAPVHLKCENLQRTGSFKLRGAYVRIAGLSHEERRRGVVAASAGNHAQGVALAATLLGVASTVFMPVGAPLPKVAATQEYGARVRMHGQVVDETLQAAREYARATGAVFIHPFDHADVVAGQGTVGLELLEQCPEVRTIVVGMGGGGLIAGIAVAVKALRPDIRLVGVQAEGAAAYPPSLAAGKPVALDSVSTMADGIKVGLPGDIPFEITRALVDEVRTVSEDALSSALLLCLERAKLVVEPAGASPVAALLSEPGAFRGPVAAVLSGGNVDPLVLQRTLRHGMAAAGRYLSLRLRLSDRPGALAALMGELSVADANVLDVSHVRTDPRLGLDEVEVELHLETKGPEHCVEVASSLRAAGYRVMS, encoded by the coding sequence ATGGTCACCAGCACAACGGGAGACACCGCGGCGTCACTCCCGGTCTCCTTGGACGATGTACGTCTCGCGCACAAGACGCTCTCGGGCGTCGCCCGTACGACCGCGCTGGAGGGCAGCCGTCACCTGTCCTCGCTGGTGGGCGCGCCCGTGCATCTCAAGTGCGAAAACCTCCAGCGCACCGGCTCGTTCAAGCTGCGCGGCGCCTATGTGCGCATCGCGGGGCTCTCGCACGAGGAGCGGCGGCGCGGGGTGGTGGCGGCGAGCGCGGGCAACCACGCGCAGGGCGTCGCGCTGGCGGCCACCTTGCTTGGCGTGGCCTCGACGGTCTTCATGCCGGTCGGCGCCCCGCTGCCCAAGGTGGCGGCCACCCAGGAGTACGGGGCACGCGTGCGGATGCACGGCCAGGTCGTCGACGAGACGCTGCAGGCCGCGCGGGAGTACGCGCGGGCCACGGGCGCCGTGTTCATCCACCCCTTCGACCACGCCGACGTGGTGGCGGGCCAGGGCACGGTGGGGCTGGAGCTGCTGGAACAGTGCCCCGAGGTGCGCACGATCGTGGTGGGCATGGGCGGTGGCGGGCTGATCGCGGGGATCGCGGTCGCGGTCAAGGCGCTGCGCCCCGACATCCGGCTGGTGGGCGTGCAGGCCGAGGGCGCCGCGGCGTATCCCCCGTCGCTGGCGGCCGGGAAGCCGGTGGCGCTGGACTCGGTCTCGACGATGGCCGACGGGATCAAGGTGGGCCTCCCCGGGGACATCCCGTTCGAAATCACTCGCGCTCTTGTGGACGAGGTCCGTACGGTGTCCGAAGACGCCCTCTCCAGCGCGCTGTTGCTGTGTCTTGAGCGGGCGAAGCTGGTGGTGGAGCCGGCCGGTGCGAGTCCGGTGGCCGCGCTGCTTTCGGAGCCCGGCGCGTTCCGGGGTCCGGTGGCGGCGGTGCTGTCCGGGGGGAACGTCGATCCACTGGTGCTCCAGCGGACGCTGCGGCACGGAATGGCGGCGGCCGGGCGCTATCTGTCGCTGCGGCTGCGGCTCTCCGACCGGCCGGGCGCGCTCGCCGCACTGATGGGCGAGTTGTCAGTGGCCGACGCTAACGTCTTGGACGTGAGCCATGTCCGGACCGATCCCCGGCTCGGGCTCGACGAGGTGGAGGTGGAGTTGCACCTGGAGACGAAGGGGCCCGAGCACTGCGTCGAGGTCGCCTCGTCACTGCGCGCGGCGGGCTACCGGGTCATGAGCTGA
- a CDS encoding ATP-binding cassette domain-containing protein — MPGAIYAEGLVKTFGDVTALDGVDLDVPESTVLGLLGPNGAGKTTAVRVLTTLLQPDSGRAVVAGIDVLKNPTEVRRSIGLSGQFAAVDEYLTGRENLQMVGQLYQMSARDAKKRAGELLERFNLADAADRTAKTYSGGMRRRLDLAAALVVSPPVMFMDEPTTGLDPRNRQQLWEVIEELVAGGTTLLLTTQYLEEADRLAHDIAVVDHGKVIARGTSDQLKAQTGGERIEVVVHEREHIGAAREILDRHGLHGTAQGGCTVEEHTRKLTVPVAGGAKLLAEVIRELDTRGIEIDDIGLRRPTLDDVFISLTGHAAEDEPKSKSETAKDDADTDTAETAK; from the coding sequence ATGCCAGGTGCCATTTACGCCGAGGGTCTGGTGAAGACCTTCGGCGACGTCACGGCTCTGGACGGCGTCGATCTCGACGTTCCCGAAAGCACCGTGCTGGGCCTGCTGGGGCCGAACGGCGCGGGCAAGACCACTGCGGTCCGGGTACTGACCACGCTCCTCCAGCCCGACAGCGGCCGGGCCGTCGTCGCGGGGATCGACGTGCTCAAGAACCCCACGGAGGTGCGCCGGTCCATCGGCCTGTCCGGCCAATTCGCCGCCGTGGACGAGTATCTGACGGGCCGTGAGAATCTCCAGATGGTCGGCCAGCTCTACCAGATGTCCGCGCGCGACGCGAAGAAGCGCGCGGGCGAGCTGCTGGAGCGCTTCAACCTCGCCGACGCGGCCGACCGTACGGCCAAGACGTACTCGGGCGGCATGCGCCGCCGCCTCGACCTCGCCGCCGCGCTGGTGGTCAGCCCGCCCGTGATGTTCATGGACGAGCCCACCACCGGCCTGGACCCGCGCAACAGGCAGCAGCTGTGGGAGGTCATCGAGGAACTGGTCGCCGGTGGCACGACGTTGCTGCTGACCACCCAGTATCTGGAGGAGGCCGACCGCCTCGCGCACGACATCGCGGTCGTCGACCACGGCAAGGTCATCGCGCGCGGCACCTCCGACCAGCTCAAGGCCCAGACGGGCGGCGAGCGCATCGAGGTCGTCGTCCACGAGCGCGAGCACATCGGCGCGGCCCGCGAGATCCTCGATCGCCACGGCCTGCACGGGACGGCGCAGGGGGGCTGCACCGTCGAGGAGCACACCCGCAAGCTGACCGTCCCCGTCGCCGGCGGCGCCAAGCTGCTGGCCGAGGTCATCAGGGAGCTGGACACCCGGGGCATCGAGATCGACGACATCGGCCTGCGCCGCCCCACCCTCGACGACGTCTTCATCTCCCTGACGGGCCACGCGGCCGAGGACGAGCCCAAGTCGAAGTCCGAGACCGCCAAGGACGACGCCGACACCGACACCGCGGAGACAGCGAAGTGA
- a CDS encoding ABC transporter permease, with amino-acid sequence MSATTRPAPTSAAPSGRGGFAQSVTDSLVMAKRNLIRMVRIPEVVIFGLIQPIMFVVLFSYVFGGSIKVPGAGTDAGAYRQFLMAGIFAQTVTFATAGAGAGIAEDMHKGLIDRFRSLPMTRGAVLTGRTLADLVQTALTLVVLAIVAAIVGWRAHDGILNALAGFGLLLLLGYAFTWIGALIGLTVRTPEAATSGGLIWLFPLTFISVAFVPSQNMPAFLQHVAEWNPFSATVVACRDLFGNLPPHYPVPDAWPMQHPALASLIWSVAIVLVFRTLAVRKYRSATV; translated from the coding sequence GTGAGCGCCACCACCAGACCAGCGCCGACGAGCGCGGCCCCCAGCGGTCGCGGCGGCTTCGCCCAGTCCGTCACCGACTCCCTGGTGATGGCCAAGCGCAACCTCATCCGCATGGTGCGCATCCCCGAGGTCGTCATCTTCGGCCTCATCCAGCCGATCATGTTCGTGGTGCTGTTCAGCTACGTCTTCGGCGGCTCGATCAAGGTCCCCGGAGCGGGCACCGACGCCGGGGCCTATCGCCAGTTCCTGATGGCGGGCATCTTCGCGCAGACCGTCACCTTCGCCACGGCGGGTGCGGGCGCGGGCATCGCGGAGGACATGCACAAGGGCCTCATCGACCGCTTCAGGTCCCTGCCCATGACCCGGGGCGCGGTCCTGACGGGGCGCACGCTCGCCGACCTCGTGCAGACGGCGCTGACACTGGTCGTCCTCGCCATCGTCGCCGCGATCGTCGGCTGGCGGGCGCACGACGGCATCCTCAACGCGCTGGCCGGCTTCGGGCTGCTGTTGCTGCTCGGATACGCCTTCACGTGGATCGGCGCGCTGATCGGGCTGACGGTACGGACGCCCGAGGCGGCCACCTCCGGCGGGCTGATCTGGCTGTTCCCGCTGACGTTCATCTCCGTCGCGTTCGTGCCCTCGCAGAACATGCCGGCGTTCTTGCAGCACGTCGCGGAATGGAACCCCTTCAGCGCGACGGTGGTCGCCTGCCGCGACCTGTTCGGCAACCTCCCGCCCCACTACCCCGTCCCCGACGCCTGGCCGATGCAGCACCCGGCGCTGGCCTCGCTGATCTGGTCCGTGGCGATCGTCTTGGTGTTCCGCACGCTCGCGGTACGCAAGTACCGGTCGGCGACGGTCTGA
- a CDS encoding alkaline phosphatase, with protein MPTPHAQRLSRTTRRRLAWGTAAVLVAGVAVPTFAYAGPGGGQDLATAKSGHRAKNVIVLIGDGMGDSEITLARDYTAGANGRLNMDRFPATGAYTTYAVDEKGKPDYVTDSAASGTGWATGYKTVNGRISKTHTGTGKPKPTMLELAKKKGLATGDVTTAELTDATPAVQNAHVTDRDCQGPEDMKTCPEDTLGKGGEGSIAEQTVTTGADVLMGGGKARFDQKISEGRYKGKTVTEQAEQAGYRLVTDKKGLASARPDQPLLGLFAPETVPVEWTGKKAAKGGTDPQRCTTSNPERPATTPALAQQTSKAIDLLEAKQRAKKSGKGFFLQVEGASIDKQDHAADPCGQIGETAAFDRAVKVAQDYAKKHPDTLVVTTADHGHASQIVPVDAKPAGRSSTLVTDEGQPLQVSYSNNDPAEDQEHTGTQVRIAGMGPASDRVRGVTDQTDLFGTVTGALRLR; from the coding sequence ATGCCCACGCCACACGCTCAGCGTCTCTCCCGCACCACTCGCCGCAGGCTGGCTTGGGGCACCGCCGCCGTCCTGGTCGCGGGGGTCGCCGTGCCGACCTTCGCGTACGCCGGCCCCGGGGGCGGGCAGGACCTCGCGACGGCCAAGAGCGGCCACCGTGCCAAGAACGTCATCGTGCTCATCGGCGACGGCATGGGCGACTCGGAGATCACGCTCGCCCGGGACTACACCGCGGGCGCCAACGGCCGGCTGAACATGGACAGATTCCCCGCCACCGGCGCCTACACCACCTACGCGGTCGACGAGAAGGGCAAGCCCGACTACGTCACCGACTCGGCGGCCAGCGGCACCGGCTGGGCCACCGGGTACAAGACGGTGAATGGACGCATCTCCAAGACCCACACCGGCACCGGCAAGCCGAAGCCGACCATGCTGGAGCTGGCCAAGAAGAAGGGGCTGGCCACCGGCGACGTCACCACGGCCGAGCTGACCGACGCCACGCCCGCCGTGCAGAACGCGCACGTCACCGATCGTGACTGTCAGGGCCCCGAGGACATGAAGACGTGCCCGGAGGACACGCTCGGCAAGGGCGGCGAGGGCTCCATCGCCGAGCAGACCGTCACCACCGGCGCGGACGTCCTCATGGGCGGCGGCAAGGCCCGCTTCGACCAGAAGATCAGCGAGGGCCGGTACAAGGGCAAGACCGTCACCGAGCAGGCCGAGCAGGCCGGCTACCGGCTGGTGACGGACAAGAAGGGGCTCGCCTCGGCGCGGCCGGACCAGCCGCTGCTCGGGCTGTTCGCGCCCGAGACGGTGCCGGTCGAGTGGACCGGCAAGAAGGCCGCCAAGGGCGGTACCGACCCCCAGCGCTGCACCACCAGCAACCCCGAACGCCCCGCCACCACGCCTGCTCTGGCCCAGCAGACCAGCAAGGCCATCGACCTGCTGGAGGCCAAGCAGCGGGCGAAGAAGTCCGGCAAGGGCTTCTTCCTCCAGGTCGAGGGCGCCTCGATCGACAAGCAGGACCACGCGGCGGACCCCTGCGGGCAGATCGGGGAGACGGCGGCGTTCGACCGCGCGGTGAAGGTCGCCCAGGACTACGCCAAGAAGCACCCCGACACGCTCGTGGTGACCACCGCCGATCACGGGCACGCCAGCCAGATCGTGCCCGTCGACGCGAAGCCGGCGGGGCGGTCCTCGACGCTCGTCACCGACGAGGGGCAGCCGCTCCAGGTCAGCTACTCCAACAACGACCCCGCCGAGGACCAGGAGCACACGGGGACGCAGGTCCGCATAGCCGGCATGGGGCCCGCCTCCGACCGGGTCAGGGGCGTCACCGACCAGACCGACCTCTTCGGGACGGTGACCGGGGCCCTGCGGCTGCGCTGA
- the greA gene encoding transcription elongation factor GreA, with protein sequence MTQTSDNVTWLTQEAYHQLKAELEYLSGPARTEISKKIEAAREEGDLRENGGYHAAKEEQGKQELRIRQLQQLLENAKVGEAPADDGVVEPGMVVTIAFDGDEDDTITFLLASREYASAEVETYSPQSPLGSGVMGKKVGQDAEYELPNGKMAAVRILQAKPYRG encoded by the coding sequence GTGACCCAGACCAGCGACAACGTCACCTGGCTGACCCAGGAGGCGTATCACCAGCTCAAGGCCGAGCTGGAGTACCTGTCGGGTCCTGCACGTACCGAGATCTCCAAGAAGATCGAGGCGGCTCGTGAAGAGGGCGACCTCCGCGAGAACGGCGGGTACCACGCGGCCAAGGAGGAGCAGGGCAAGCAGGAGCTGCGGATCCGCCAGCTCCAGCAGCTCTTGGAGAACGCCAAGGTCGGTGAGGCCCCGGCGGACGACGGTGTGGTGGAACCCGGCATGGTCGTCACGATCGCCTTCGACGGCGACGAGGACGACACCATCACCTTCCTTCTGGCATCGCGCGAGTACGCCAGCGCGGAGGTCGAGACCTACTCCCCGCAGTCACCGCTGGGCTCCGGCGTGATGGGCAAGAAGGTCGGCCAGGACGCGGAGTACGAGCTGCCGAACGGCAAGATGGCGGCCGTACGGATCCTCCAGGCCAAGCCTTACCGGGGCTGA
- a CDS encoding substrate-binding domain-containing protein produces the protein MYPTRKAVAIAAALLTVATAAGCESDTAASDKRPAKPGCPTALAKAKESVKRAEDVDAPWTGPTSGPKAVRNKSIVFISQTLSNPGPTGVAQGVQEASKVVGWKARTLNGKGTPAGYRAAFDKALKLKPDGIVAAAFDPKTASAQVKKAKKLGIPVIGWHAIPDPGPSRQPELFSNITSRVEDVASISADWIIARSKGRAGVVLFTDATAPFAKHKSDLIKKRLATCSDVKLLSYKNLPIPKANSRSTKEVRALLSRFGDKWTYSAAINDLYFGHAAPALRAAGKEGTSAPFNIGAGDGDPSAFERVNGKQFQAATVPEPLSEQGWQIVDEFNRAFTDRPASGYVAPVHISTAANSGGALSWDSEGYRQAYREIWAD, from the coding sequence GTGTACCCCACCCGCAAGGCGGTCGCGATAGCCGCCGCGCTCCTGACCGTGGCCACCGCCGCCGGCTGCGAATCCGACACCGCCGCGTCCGACAAGAGGCCCGCCAAGCCCGGGTGCCCCACCGCCCTTGCCAAGGCCAAGGAGTCCGTGAAGAGGGCCGAAGACGTCGACGCCCCCTGGACCGGGCCCACCTCGGGGCCCAAGGCTGTCCGGAACAAGAGCATCGTCTTCATCTCCCAGACCCTGAGCAATCCGGGCCCCACCGGGGTCGCCCAGGGCGTCCAGGAAGCCTCCAAGGTCGTCGGATGGAAGGCCCGCACCCTGAACGGCAAGGGCACCCCCGCCGGTTACCGGGCCGCCTTCGACAAGGCCCTCAAACTCAAGCCGGACGGCATCGTCGCCGCCGCATTCGACCCCAAAACCGCCTCCGCGCAGGTCAAGAAGGCCAAGAAGCTCGGCATCCCGGTGATCGGCTGGCACGCCATCCCGGACCCCGGCCCCAGCAGACAACCGGAGCTCTTCAGCAACATCACCTCCAGGGTGGAGGATGTCGCGAGCATCAGCGCCGACTGGATCATCGCCCGCTCCAAGGGCCGCGCGGGCGTCGTGCTGTTCACCGACGCCACGGCACCGTTCGCCAAGCACAAGTCCGACCTGATCAAGAAGCGGCTCGCCACCTGCTCCGACGTGAAGCTGCTGAGCTACAAGAACCTCCCCATCCCCAAAGCCAACTCCCGCTCCACCAAGGAAGTCCGCGCCCTGCTCTCCCGCTTCGGCGACAAGTGGACCTACTCGGCCGCCATCAACGACCTGTACTTCGGCCATGCCGCCCCCGCGCTGCGCGCCGCGGGCAAGGAGGGCACCAGCGCCCCCTTCAACATCGGCGCCGGTGACGGTGACCCGTCGGCCTTCGAGCGCGTCAACGGCAAGCAGTTCCAGGCAGCCACCGTGCCCGAGCCTCTCTCCGAGCAGGGCTGGCAGATCGTCGACGAGTTCAACCGCGCCTTCACCGACCGGCCGGCCAGTGGATACGTCGCTCCCGTCCACATTTCGACCGCCGCCAACAGCGGCGGCGCGCTGTCCTGGGACTCCGAGGGCTACCGTCAGGCTTACCGCGAGATCTGGGCCGACTGA
- a CDS encoding sensor histidine kinase, which yields MSVDTVDPPRERDASGRAPLKPRFRQRAGAFLDRWPFRRKLNVLVIVPIVAVGVLLGLSVNSEVGQARDAGRIAELVRDNEQVTRLINDIQAEQRQALVLSVEHESTRPGAALPSTTAYRHAQRGTDKQVTAVRSAFGSNLAKDEKQALEYIQGLAVLRDKVERGSVPAAGINPAYAAAVEYLIDGVGLDRFSGTETSSVTSLLETVLRADAAHAAFESAVFSAQTKDANSLTEYTRAVGAHAVYRHQAERFGRIGTPKQVLAMNGIERNAEENGIDAQYAELQIDPSSLVNQSPQDLRKAMAAGTRQAEARLDITESLIEQTAARADELSESALEKALALLGLALLGFASWLTFSVLVRRSVVRPLTALTGAAQQVVDVTGEELARVGEDESADSTPLRPRPIPVPVRDEVGDLAEAFNQVQVTAAALLERQVLSRRNVAEMFGNVGRRVSNLTSSQLMLIDAVEREETDPEVLERLYRIDHIAVRLQRNADSLMLLAGIRETEMEARPTTLANVLRAGLSQIEAYQRVSLRSEADLTVAPDIIGDLTLMLAELLENAVTFSPSHTPVEVVVRPGTDVTSEGGALIEVIDHGLGMSADRLAEENARLVRRERLDLVPTKVLGLFVVGSLARRWGIRVALSRTPGGGVTGTVWVPSALLLSMSPMDPTGTASAPATTTTTGTATGTAEVVPELPTGSGPGSGPEPAPPPAAGSTPPPVPVTAEPVPVAAEPVPAPASRTAPERRPAAPSTDGGLPRRVPARRSAEPTTAADDAERTTAADQPPAAQAPRPLRRRVRGATLPMTTPPPDRGIPDVRQPVDADAVRSELDEFEAAVRKAEHDSATPPTEAAPPRHQQSEGAGQ from the coding sequence GTGTCTGTGGACACCGTGGACCCGCCCCGGGAACGTGACGCGTCCGGGCGTGCACCGCTGAAACCGCGGTTCCGCCAGAGGGCGGGAGCCTTCCTCGACCGATGGCCGTTCCGGCGGAAACTCAACGTCCTGGTGATCGTGCCCATCGTGGCCGTCGGCGTGCTCCTGGGCCTCAGCGTCAACAGCGAAGTGGGCCAGGCGCGGGACGCCGGCCGGATCGCGGAGTTGGTGCGCGACAACGAGCAGGTCACACGACTGATCAACGACATCCAGGCCGAACAGCGCCAGGCGCTCGTGCTGTCCGTGGAGCACGAGTCGACCCGGCCGGGAGCCGCCCTGCCCTCGACCACCGCCTACCGCCACGCACAGCGGGGCACCGACAAGCAGGTCACCGCCGTGCGTTCCGCGTTCGGATCGAACCTGGCGAAGGACGAGAAGCAGGCACTGGAGTACATCCAGGGCCTTGCCGTACTGCGCGACAAGGTCGAACGGGGCTCCGTCCCCGCGGCCGGCATCAATCCCGCCTACGCCGCCGCGGTGGAATACCTGATCGACGGCGTCGGACTCGACCGCTTCTCCGGCACCGAGACGTCCTCGGTCACCAGCCTGCTCGAAACGGTACTGCGCGCCGACGCCGCCCACGCGGCCTTCGAGAGCGCGGTGTTCTCCGCGCAGACCAAGGACGCCAACTCCCTCACCGAGTACACCCGCGCGGTCGGCGCCCACGCGGTCTACAGGCACCAGGCGGAGCGTTTCGGCAGAATCGGCACCCCCAAGCAGGTCCTGGCCATGAACGGCATCGAGCGCAATGCCGAGGAGAACGGCATCGACGCCCAGTACGCGGAGCTCCAGATCGATCCGAGCTCCCTGGTCAACCAGTCGCCGCAAGACCTGCGCAAGGCGATGGCCGCCGGAACACGGCAGGCCGAGGCCCGCCTCGACATCACCGAGTCCCTGATCGAGCAGACCGCCGCCCGAGCCGACGAACTCTCCGAGAGCGCCCTGGAGAAGGCCCTGGCCCTGCTCGGCCTCGCGCTGCTCGGCTTCGCCTCCTGGCTGACCTTCTCCGTCCTGGTCCGGCGCTCGGTCGTACGTCCCCTCACGGCCCTGACCGGCGCAGCCCAGCAGGTGGTCGACGTGACGGGCGAGGAACTCGCCCGGGTCGGGGAGGACGAGTCGGCGGACAGCACCCCGCTACGGCCGCGGCCGATCCCCGTCCCGGTCCGCGACGAGGTGGGCGACCTGGCCGAGGCGTTCAACCAGGTGCAGGTCACCGCAGCCGCGCTGCTGGAGCGGCAGGTGCTGAGCCGCCGCAACGTCGCCGAGATGTTCGGCAACGTCGGGCGCCGCGTCAGCAACCTCACGTCGAGTCAGCTGATGCTGATCGACGCCGTCGAACGCGAGGAAACCGACCCCGAGGTCCTGGAGCGGCTCTACCGCATCGACCACATCGCCGTGCGTCTCCAGCGCAACGCCGACAGCCTGATGCTGCTCGCCGGAATCCGGGAGACCGAGATGGAGGCCCGGCCGACCACCCTGGCCAACGTCCTGCGGGCCGGTCTCAGCCAGATCGAGGCCTATCAGCGGGTATCCCTGCGCTCCGAGGCGGACCTCACCGTCGCGCCCGACATCATCGGCGACCTGACGCTGATGCTCGCCGAACTGCTGGAGAACGCGGTCACGTTCTCCCCGTCCCACACACCCGTCGAGGTGGTCGTCCGGCCCGGTACCGACGTCACCTCGGAAGGCGGCGCGCTGATCGAGGTCATCGACCACGGTCTCGGCATGAGCGCGGATCGCCTCGCCGAGGAGAACGCCCGACTGGTCCGCCGGGAGCGGCTCGACCTCGTACCGACCAAGGTGCTCGGCCTCTTCGTGGTCGGAAGCCTCGCCCGGCGCTGGGGCATCCGGGTCGCTCTGAGCCGGACGCCGGGCGGCGGGGTCACCGGCACCGTCTGGGTTCCCTCCGCCCTCCTGCTGTCCATGAGCCCCATGGACCCCACGGGCACGGCGTCGGCCCCGGCCACGACCACGACCACGGGTACGGCCACGGGTACGGCCGAGGTCGTCCCGGAACTCCCCACGGGCTCCGGGCCGGGCTCCGGGCCGGAGCCCGCTCCGCCGCCGGCCGCCGGATCCACACCCCCGCCCGTGCCGGTAACCGCCGAGCCCGTGCCGGTCGCCGCCGAGCCCGTGCCCGCACCGGCCTCCCGCACCGCGCCCGAGCGGCGTCCGGCGGCCCCGTCAACCGACGGCGGCCTCCCCCGGCGCGTCCCGGCCCGCAGGAGCGCGGAGCCGACGACCGCAGCCGACGACGCGGAGCGAACCACCGCCGCCGATCAGCCGCCCGCCGCACAGGCCCCCAGGCCGCTGCGGCGACGGGTACGAGGAGCGACACTCCCCATGACCACCCCACCGCCCGACCGGGGCATTCCGGACGTACGCCAGCCGGTCGACGCCGACGCGGTCCGCTCGGAACTCGACGAGTTCGAAGCCGCCGTACGCAAGGCAGAGCACGACAGCGCCACTCCCCCCACGGAAGCAGCACCACCGCGACACCAGCAATCCGAAGGAGCCGGGCAGTGA
- a CDS encoding roadblock/LC7 domain-containing protein, whose protein sequence is MSTPTGNSSSERAETTDLRAAVADFTWLLDRFATQTAGVVDAIAVSSDGLLIAVSQPREQDASERLAAIVSGITSLAAGASGNYGLGSLNKVIIDLEGGHVLVSAIGCGAVLGAVTSKEAKLGNIAYEMTLFANRAGAALTPQLVLELKKSAGAAPAG, encoded by the coding sequence GTGAGCACGCCGACAGGTAACAGCAGTTCCGAGCGGGCAGAGACCACCGACCTGCGGGCCGCCGTGGCCGACTTCACCTGGCTGCTCGACCGGTTCGCCACCCAGACCGCCGGTGTCGTCGACGCCATCGCGGTGTCCTCCGACGGCCTGCTGATCGCCGTCTCCCAGCCGCGCGAGCAGGACGCCTCCGAGCGGCTCGCCGCGATCGTCTCCGGCATCACCAGCCTCGCCGCCGGCGCCTCCGGCAACTACGGCCTCGGCAGCCTCAACAAGGTCATCATCGACCTGGAGGGCGGCCATGTGCTGGTGTCGGCCATCGGCTGCGGTGCCGTCCTCGGCGCGGTGACCTCGAAGGAGGCGAAGCTGGGCAACATCGCCTACGAGATGACCCTCTTCGCCAACCGGGCCGGAGCAGCGCTCACCCCCCAGTTGGTGCTGGAGCTCAAGAAGAGCGCCGGCGCCGCCCCCGCCGGCTGA